From one Streptomyces sp. R41 genomic stretch:
- the fxsA gene encoding FxsA family membrane protein, protein MTTGAPTPTYPARPRRSRLRTFLPLGIAAWLVLEIWLLTMVAGATSGFTVFLLLVAGFVLGSGVIKRAGRRAFRNLSETLQQQQTGAAPTTGGGNGNGLMMLGGLLLMIPGLISDAVGLLLLIAPVQKALSRYAERTLDRKMREAAPGTFGDAFQQARIHRPDGKVVQGEVIRDEDLRGPTSEPGPHPPLNR, encoded by the coding sequence ATGACGACTGGCGCTCCGACTCCCACGTACCCCGCCCGCCCGCGGCGCTCGCGGCTGCGCACCTTCCTGCCGCTCGGCATCGCCGCGTGGCTGGTGCTGGAGATCTGGCTGCTGACGATGGTCGCGGGTGCGACAAGCGGCTTCACCGTCTTCCTGCTGCTGGTCGCCGGGTTCGTCCTCGGGTCCGGGGTCATCAAGCGGGCCGGACGCCGCGCCTTCCGCAACCTCAGCGAGACGCTCCAACAGCAGCAGACCGGCGCCGCCCCCACGACCGGGGGTGGCAACGGCAACGGCCTGATGATGCTCGGCGGCCTCCTCCTGATGATCCCCGGTCTCATCTCGGACGCCGTGGGCCTGCTGCTGCTGATCGCGCCCGTCCAGAAGGCCCTCAGCCGCTATGCGGAGCGCACCCTCGACCGCAAGATGCGCGAGGCCGCGCCCGGCACCTTCGGCGACGCCTTCCAGCAGGCCCGCATCCACCGCCCCGACGGCAAGGTGGTCCAGGGCGAGGTCATCAGGGACGAGGACCTGCGCGGCCCGACGTCGGAGCCGGGCCCGCACCCGCCGCTGAACCGCTAG
- a CDS encoding polyprenol monophosphomannose synthase, producing the protein MNDGDGTLAAGAQGRQFGPLGTALVIIPTYNEAENIKKIVGRVRVAVPEAHVLVADDNSPDGTGKLADELAAEDDHVQVLHRKGKEGLGAAYLAGFRWGMEHGYGVLVEMDADGSHQPEELPRLLTALKGADLVLGSRWVPGGRVVNWPKSREFISRGGSLYSRVLLDVPIRDVTGGYRAFRRETLEGLGLGEVASQGYCFQVDLARRAVKAGFHVVEVPITFVERELGDSKMSRDILVEALWRVTTWGVGERVSRITGRKPS; encoded by the coding sequence GGCCCGCTCGGCACAGCCTTGGTGATCATTCCGACTTACAACGAGGCGGAGAACATCAAGAAGATCGTCGGCCGAGTGCGTGTCGCGGTGCCCGAGGCGCATGTCCTGGTGGCCGACGACAACAGCCCCGACGGCACGGGCAAGCTCGCCGACGAGCTGGCTGCCGAGGACGACCACGTCCAGGTGCTGCACCGCAAGGGCAAGGAAGGCCTCGGCGCTGCCTACCTCGCGGGCTTCCGCTGGGGCATGGAGCACGGCTACGGCGTACTCGTCGAGATGGACGCCGACGGCTCGCACCAGCCCGAGGAGCTGCCCCGCCTGCTGACCGCCCTCAAGGGCGCCGACCTCGTGCTCGGCTCGCGCTGGGTGCCGGGCGGGCGGGTCGTGAACTGGCCCAAGTCCCGCGAGTTCATCTCCCGCGGCGGCAGCCTGTACTCCCGCGTCCTGCTCGACGTGCCGATCCGGGACGTCACCGGCGGCTACCGCGCCTTCCGCCGCGAGACCCTCGAAGGCCTCGGCCTCGGCGAGGTCGCCTCCCAGGGATACTGCTTCCAGGTCGACCTGGCCCGCCGCGCCGTCAAGGCCGGCTTCCACGTCGTCGAGGTGCCCATCACCTTCGTCGAGCGGGAACTCGGCGACTCCAAGATGAGCCGCGACATCCTCGTGGAGGCACTGTGGCGGGTCACCACGTGGGGCGTGGGGGAGCGGGTCTCGCGGATCACAGGCCGCAAGCCGTCCTGA
- a CDS encoding RNA polymerase-binding protein RbpA: protein MSERALRGTRLVVTSYETDRGIDLAPRQAVEYACEKGHRFEMPFSVEAEIPPEWECKVCGAQALLVDGDGPEEKKAKPARTHWDMLMERRTREELEEVLEERLAVLRSGAMNIAVHPRDSRKSA, encoded by the coding sequence ATGAGTGAGCGAGCTCTTCGCGGCACACGCCTCGTAGTGACCAGCTATGAGACGGACCGCGGCATCGACCTGGCCCCGCGCCAGGCCGTGGAGTACGCATGCGAGAAGGGACATCGCTTTGAGATGCCCTTCTCGGTGGAGGCCGAAATTCCGCCGGAGTGGGAGTGCAAGGTCTGCGGGGCCCAGGCACTTCTCGTGGACGGCGACGGCCCTGAGGAAAAGAAGGCGAAGCCCGCGCGTACGCACTGGGACATGCTGATGGAGCGGCGCACTCGCGAGGAGCTCGAAGAGGTCCTCGAAGAGCGCCTGGCCGTTCTCCGTTCCGGCGCGATGAACATCGCGGTGCATCCGCGGGACAGTCGCAAGTCCGCGTAG